One Synechococcus sp. JA-2-3B'a(2-13) genomic window carries:
- a CDS encoding NYN domain-containing protein, with protein sequence MFYHHPVTRVSIFIDGNNMFYAQQKNGWFFDPRRVLDYFVRSQPNVELVNAFWYTGIKDPHDQRAFRDALISMGFTVRTKILKEYRDEDSGRYSQKANLDIEIVIDMFNTVGQYDRIILFSGDGDFERAVELLRSKNTLITVVSTEGMIARELRNATDRYIDLNDIRPYIEKLDK encoded by the coding sequence ATGTTTTACCATCATCCCGTCACTCGGGTTTCCATCTTTATTGATGGCAATAATATGTTTTATGCTCAACAGAAAAATGGCTGGTTTTTTGACCCACGCCGGGTGCTGGATTATTTTGTTAGATCACAGCCAAATGTTGAATTGGTCAACGCCTTTTGGTACACCGGCATCAAGGATCCCCATGATCAGAGGGCCTTTCGAGACGCTCTGATCAGCATGGGCTTCACTGTGCGCACCAAGATCCTCAAAGAATATCGAGATGAAGACTCCGGTCGGTACTCCCAAAAAGCAAATCTGGATATCGAAATAGTAATCGATATGTTCAACACCGTTGGGCAGTACGATAGGATCATTTTGTTTAGCGGTGATGGAGATTTTGAGCGGGCTGTCGAGTTGTTGCGTTCCAAAAACACGCTGATTACAGTTGTCTCCACCGAAGGGATGATCGCCCGCGAGCTGCGCAACGCCACCGACCGCTACATCGACCTCAATGACATTCGCCCCTACATTGAGAAGTTAGACAAGTAG
- the glyQ gene encoding glycine--tRNA ligase subunit alpha has protein sequence MSAHTFQDLIFRLQQFWGEQGCLILQPYDLEKGAGTMSPHTFLRALGPDPWRVAYVEPCRRPTDGRYGQNPNRLQHYFQYQVLIKPSPDDIQDVYLDSLQALGVNPAEHDVRFVEDDWESPTLGAWGVGWEVWLDGMEVTQFTYFQQVGGQDCRPVSVEITYGLERLAMYLQGVDSVFDLCWNEHPSLGRITYGQIYFQNEVEQSYYNFEYSDPEMLLELFRLYEAEAKRLIETTQQKLQKQVLPDRLAVSLLLPAYDYVLKCSHTFNLLDARGVIAVAERTLYIGRIRNLARQLAELYVSQADRPGSSYALRQPEPALVYRGASPQS, from the coding sequence ATGTCAGCCCACACCTTTCAAGACTTGATCTTTCGCCTGCAACAGTTTTGGGGGGAGCAGGGCTGCTTGATCCTACAACCCTACGACCTGGAAAAAGGCGCCGGCACCATGAGCCCCCACACGTTTTTGCGCGCCTTAGGGCCGGATCCCTGGCGAGTAGCCTATGTCGAACCCTGTCGCCGCCCCACCGATGGACGCTACGGTCAAAACCCCAATCGCCTGCAGCACTATTTTCAATACCAAGTGTTGATCAAGCCCTCCCCCGATGACATTCAAGATGTCTACCTGGATAGCCTGCAAGCTTTGGGCGTGAACCCGGCAGAACACGATGTTCGCTTTGTGGAAGATGACTGGGAATCTCCCACCTTGGGGGCTTGGGGCGTGGGCTGGGAAGTGTGGCTGGACGGCATGGAAGTAACCCAGTTCACCTACTTTCAGCAGGTGGGCGGACAAGATTGTCGCCCGGTTTCTGTAGAAATTACCTATGGGCTAGAGCGCCTGGCCATGTATCTGCAGGGGGTGGATTCGGTTTTCGATCTCTGCTGGAATGAGCATCCTTCTCTGGGACGGATTACCTATGGACAAATCTATTTCCAAAATGAGGTCGAGCAATCTTATTACAACTTCGAGTATTCCGATCCGGAGATGCTACTGGAATTGTTCCGGCTCTACGAAGCCGAGGCCAAGCGTTTGATCGAAACCACCCAACAGAAACTGCAGAAACAGGTGTTGCCGGATCGGTTGGCCGTGTCTCTGCTCCTGCCCGCCTACGACTATGTGCTCAAGTGCTCCCACACCTTTAACCTGCTCGACGCTCGTGGTGTCATTGCTGTAGCCGAGCGCACCCTCTACATTGGGCGCATCCGTAACCTGGCTCGACAATTGGCGGAGCTGTACGTTAGCCAAGCCGATCGACCGGGATCCAGCTATGCCCTGCGGCAACCGGAACCCGCTTTGGTTTACAGGGGTGCCTCTCCCCAGAGTTAA
- a CDS encoding proteasome-type protease, with amino-acid sequence MTYCLGIITRFGLVMAADSRTNAGVDYVSTYQKLFDFSVPEERVILICTSGNLSITQGVLTEVQRDLRQQESSNLHTFPHLYDVARYLGSKIRYIQEQDRPWLEKDGIDAQCSLLLGGQIRGEEPALFLIYSQGNCIQATPETPFLQVGETKYGKPILDRTLSYETSLADAAKCALLSIDSTMKSNISVGPPIDLVMVQADQFKVTHRLRLRTGDPYLAKMRKLWESALKQAFDQMPPIEWDYSDPADREELLD; translated from the coding sequence ATGACCTACTGCCTTGGCATCATCACCCGCTTTGGCTTGGTGATGGCGGCAGATTCCCGCACCAACGCCGGGGTGGACTACGTCTCCACCTACCAAAAGCTGTTCGATTTTTCCGTGCCCGAAGAGCGGGTGATCTTGATCTGCACCTCCGGCAACCTGTCCATCACCCAGGGCGTTTTGACCGAAGTGCAGCGGGATCTGCGCCAACAGGAAAGTTCCAATCTCCACACCTTTCCCCACCTCTACGACGTGGCCCGCTACCTGGGATCCAAAATTCGTTACATCCAGGAGCAAGACCGACCCTGGCTGGAAAAGGACGGTATCGACGCCCAGTGCAGCCTGTTGTTGGGGGGACAGATCCGAGGCGAGGAGCCGGCCCTCTTTTTGATCTACAGCCAGGGCAACTGCATCCAGGCCACCCCGGAAACCCCTTTTTTGCAGGTGGGGGAAACCAAATACGGCAAGCCAATCTTGGATCGCACCCTCTCCTACGAAACCTCGCTAGCAGATGCGGCCAAATGCGCTCTCCTCTCCATTGACTCCACCATGAAATCCAACATCTCCGTCGGCCCCCCCATCGATTTGGTGATGGTGCAAGCGGATCAGTTCAAGGTCACCCACCGTCTGCGCCTGCGCACCGGGGATCCCTACCTGGCCAAGATGCGCAAACTGTGGGAGAGCGCCCTCAAACAAGCCTTCGACCAAATGCCCCCCATCGAGTGGGACTACTCGGATCCAGCTGATCGGGAAGAGCTGCTCGACTGA